From one Nematostella vectensis chromosome 7, jaNemVect1.1, whole genome shotgun sequence genomic stretch:
- the LOC116618022 gene encoding trafficking protein particle complex subunit 6b, with product MADVDSTFDFLHMEIVGYFHREKQGRFSEADAMQKLEKMGFNVGQRLVERFTKDSPRFKDELDIMKYVCKDFWTAVFKRQVDNLRTNHQGVYVLQDNKFRVLTQMSEGKQYTEVAPKFLAFPCGMIRGGLANLGITCTVSADVLPMPACRFQIVIQRT from the exons atggcggacgttGATTCAACTTTCGACTTCCTTCACATGGAGATAGTTGGCTATTTCCACAGAGAGAAACAAGGAAGATTTTCCGAG GCCGATGCCATGCAGAAACTGGAAAAGATGGGATTCAATGTTGGACAGCGTTTGGTGGAAAG ATTCACGAAGGATTCGCCGAGATTTAAAGACGAACTAGACATTATGAAGTACGTGTGTAAGGATTTTTGGACGGCGGTGTTCAAACGTCAGGTTGATAATTTGAGAACAAACCATCAG GGAGTTTATGTTCTTCAGGATAACAAGTTTCGAGTATTAACTCAAATGTCAGAAGGAAAACAGTATACTGAGGTAGCTCCCAAG tttttaGCATTTCCGTGTGGCATGATCAGAGGGGGTCTGGCAAACCTTGGAATAACATGTACTGTTTCTGCAGATGTTTTACCAATGCCCGCGT GTAGATTTCAAATTGTTATTCAGAGGACGTAA
- the LOC5511851 gene encoding sodium- and chloride-dependent GABA transporter 1 isoform X2 has translation MTADSNKPLKNDEKKDLVTVESRERWDRKIEFLFACIGFAVGYGNFWRFPYMCFKNGGGAFLIPYVLFLCLGGIPLFFMELSLGQLLQEGPIKAWQKICPLFSGIGFASIVISFIVSIYYNVILAWSLYFLYNSFFADIPWVGCHHSWNTPDCYVYNASANASGVSSSREFLVKNVLEITKSIEEPGGLSVHLTLCLLVAWILVYFSIWRGIRTTGKVVYVTATLPYIILVIFFIKGVTLPGAIDGVLYFITPQWDRLQDPKVWIDAASQILYSLTIGFGVLIGFASYNPRKNNVFSDALLISVINCATSVFAGFVIFAIVGYMAHVQEKSVPEVASQGPGLVFIVYPAAISQLPFPQIWAVIFFLMLIALGLDSQFGQVEVVAAALIEQWPRQLHKHRELVVLVICFVMFLLGLSCVSKGGMFVFNLFDSFSCGLSLLFVVCFELLVIGWIYGARRYADNISQMIGRPVLQWWVICWKYISPIMVLGIFVFSLAKYKRITYENVPYPAWAEGVGWLLALSSMLCIPVTMCYKIYKAEGTFLQRLTNEAFVTLDDLDLEIEKCSEKAPIQREIVYHFTSNV, from the exons ATGACGGCAGACTCCAACAAACCGCTGAAGAACGACGAGAAGAAGGATTTGGTGACTGTCGAATCACGTGAGCGCTGGGATCGGAAGATCGAGTTTCTCTTCGCGTGCATTGGGTTTGCAGTGGGCTATGGAAACTTCTGGAGGTTTCCTTACATGTGTTTCAAGAATGGAGGCG GTGCCTTTCTCATCCCGTATGTGTTGTTCCTATGCCTGGGCGGAATACCTTTATTCTTCATGGAACTGAGTTTGGGACAGCTTCTACAAGAAGGCCCGATAAAAGCGTGGCAAAAAATATGTCCTCTCTTCTCCG GTATTGGTTTTGCATCCATTGTCATCTCATTCATCGTTTCTATCTACTACAACGTGATCCTTGCATGGAGTCTGTACTTTTTGTACAACTCATTCTTTGCCGACATACCATGGGTGGGCTGCCATCATTCATGGAACACCCCAGATTGCTATGTGTACAACGCATCTGCCAATGCCTCCGGAGTCTCGTCCAGCCGAGAATTTCTAGT AAAAAACGTGCTCGAAATCACCAAAAGCATCGAAGAACCGGGAGGCCTGAGTGTTCACCTGACCTTGTGTCTGCTGGTTGCCTGGATACTTGTGTACTTCTCCATTTGGCGGGGGATCCGTACGACTGGCAAAGTGGTCTACGTCACCGCTACTCTTCCTTACATCATACTGgtcatattttttatcaaGGGCGTGACCCTGCCGGGGGCGATAGACGGGGTTCTCTACTTCATTACTCCGCAGTGGGACCGACTACAGGACCCAAAG GTTTGGATAGACGCTGCTTCTCAGATCTTGTATTCCTTGACGATTGGGTTTGGTGTGCTCATCGGTTTTGCCAGCTACAATCCACGAAAAAACAACGTTTTCAG CGACGCTCTTCTGATCTCTGTCATTAACTGTGCCACGAGTGTTTTCGCTGGGTTCGTCATCTTTGCTATTGTGGGTTACATGGCGCATGTGCAGGAGAAGAGCGTCCCTGAGGTAGCATCACAAG GACCTGGCCTTGTTTTCATCGTTTACCCAGCAGCTATTTCTCAGCTTCCGTTTCCCCAGATATGGGCAGTGATCTTCTTTCTAATGCTGATAGCGCTTGGACTTGATAGTCAG TTTGGACAGGTTGAGGTTGTAGCTGCCGCTCTTATAGAACAGTGGCCGAGACAACTGCATAAACATCGCGAGTTAGTCGTATTGGTGATTTGTTTTGTGATGTTTCTCCTTGGGCTCTCCTGTGTATCAAAG GGCGGGATGTTCGTGTTCAATTTATTCGACTCGTTTTCATGCGGCCTCTCCCTCTTGTTTGTCGTTTGCTTTGAGCTTCTCGTCATTGGCTGGATTTATG GGGCACGTCGTTATGCCGACAACATATCCCAGATGATTGGGAGACCTGTGCTGCAGTGGTGGGTCATCTGTTGGAAGTACATCTCACCCATCATGGTCCTT GGAATCTTCGTGTTCAGCTTGGCGAAATACAAGAGAATCACGTATGAGAATGTGCCATACCCAGCGTGGGCGGAAGGTGTTGGGTGGCTGCTCGCTTTGAGTTCAATGCTGTGTATTCCCGTTACAATGTGTTATAAGATCTACAAGGCAGAGGGCACATTCCTTCAG CGCTTGACCAACGAAGCCTTTGTGACACTGGATGACCTTGACCTCGAGATAGAGAAGTGTTCAGAGAAGGCACCAATACAGCGCGAAATAGTGTACCACTTTACCTCCAACGTGTGA
- the LOC5511851 gene encoding sodium- and chloride-dependent GABA transporter 1 isoform X1 → MRQSVAPMTADSNKPLKNDEKKDLVTVESRERWDRKIEFLFACIGFAVGYGNFWRFPYMCFKNGGGAFLIPYVLFLCLGGIPLFFMELSLGQLLQEGPIKAWQKICPLFSGIGFASIVISFIVSIYYNVILAWSLYFLYNSFFADIPWVGCHHSWNTPDCYVYNASANASGVSSSREFLVKNVLEITKSIEEPGGLSVHLTLCLLVAWILVYFSIWRGIRTTGKVVYVTATLPYIILVIFFIKGVTLPGAIDGVLYFITPQWDRLQDPKVWIDAASQILYSLTIGFGVLIGFASYNPRKNNVFSDALLISVINCATSVFAGFVIFAIVGYMAHVQEKSVPEVASQGPGLVFIVYPAAISQLPFPQIWAVIFFLMLIALGLDSQFGQVEVVAAALIEQWPRQLHKHRELVVLVICFVMFLLGLSCVSKGGMFVFNLFDSFSCGLSLLFVVCFELLVIGWIYGARRYADNISQMIGRPVLQWWVICWKYISPIMVLGIFVFSLAKYKRITYENVPYPAWAEGVGWLLALSSMLCIPVTMCYKIYKAEGTFLQRLTNEAFVTLDDLDLEIEKCSEKAPIQREIVYHFTSNV, encoded by the exons ATG AGACAAAGTGTTGCGCCAATGACGGCAGACTCCAACAAACCGCTGAAGAACGACGAGAAGAAGGATTTGGTGACTGTCGAATCACGTGAGCGCTGGGATCGGAAGATCGAGTTTCTCTTCGCGTGCATTGGGTTTGCAGTGGGCTATGGAAACTTCTGGAGGTTTCCTTACATGTGTTTCAAGAATGGAGGCG GTGCCTTTCTCATCCCGTATGTGTTGTTCCTATGCCTGGGCGGAATACCTTTATTCTTCATGGAACTGAGTTTGGGACAGCTTCTACAAGAAGGCCCGATAAAAGCGTGGCAAAAAATATGTCCTCTCTTCTCCG GTATTGGTTTTGCATCCATTGTCATCTCATTCATCGTTTCTATCTACTACAACGTGATCCTTGCATGGAGTCTGTACTTTTTGTACAACTCATTCTTTGCCGACATACCATGGGTGGGCTGCCATCATTCATGGAACACCCCAGATTGCTATGTGTACAACGCATCTGCCAATGCCTCCGGAGTCTCGTCCAGCCGAGAATTTCTAGT AAAAAACGTGCTCGAAATCACCAAAAGCATCGAAGAACCGGGAGGCCTGAGTGTTCACCTGACCTTGTGTCTGCTGGTTGCCTGGATACTTGTGTACTTCTCCATTTGGCGGGGGATCCGTACGACTGGCAAAGTGGTCTACGTCACCGCTACTCTTCCTTACATCATACTGgtcatattttttatcaaGGGCGTGACCCTGCCGGGGGCGATAGACGGGGTTCTCTACTTCATTACTCCGCAGTGGGACCGACTACAGGACCCAAAG GTTTGGATAGACGCTGCTTCTCAGATCTTGTATTCCTTGACGATTGGGTTTGGTGTGCTCATCGGTTTTGCCAGCTACAATCCACGAAAAAACAACGTTTTCAG CGACGCTCTTCTGATCTCTGTCATTAACTGTGCCACGAGTGTTTTCGCTGGGTTCGTCATCTTTGCTATTGTGGGTTACATGGCGCATGTGCAGGAGAAGAGCGTCCCTGAGGTAGCATCACAAG GACCTGGCCTTGTTTTCATCGTTTACCCAGCAGCTATTTCTCAGCTTCCGTTTCCCCAGATATGGGCAGTGATCTTCTTTCTAATGCTGATAGCGCTTGGACTTGATAGTCAG TTTGGACAGGTTGAGGTTGTAGCTGCCGCTCTTATAGAACAGTGGCCGAGACAACTGCATAAACATCGCGAGTTAGTCGTATTGGTGATTTGTTTTGTGATGTTTCTCCTTGGGCTCTCCTGTGTATCAAAG GGCGGGATGTTCGTGTTCAATTTATTCGACTCGTTTTCATGCGGCCTCTCCCTCTTGTTTGTCGTTTGCTTTGAGCTTCTCGTCATTGGCTGGATTTATG GGGCACGTCGTTATGCCGACAACATATCCCAGATGATTGGGAGACCTGTGCTGCAGTGGTGGGTCATCTGTTGGAAGTACATCTCACCCATCATGGTCCTT GGAATCTTCGTGTTCAGCTTGGCGAAATACAAGAGAATCACGTATGAGAATGTGCCATACCCAGCGTGGGCGGAAGGTGTTGGGTGGCTGCTCGCTTTGAGTTCAATGCTGTGTATTCCCGTTACAATGTGTTATAAGATCTACAAGGCAGAGGGCACATTCCTTCAG CGCTTGACCAACGAAGCCTTTGTGACACTGGATGACCTTGACCTCGAGATAGAGAAGTGTTCAGAGAAGGCACCAATACAGCGCGAAATAGTGTACCACTTTACCTCCAACGTGTGA